A portion of the Blastopirellula sediminis genome contains these proteins:
- a CDS encoding ATP-binding cassette domain-containing protein has translation MIHVRELVKAYDDLRRGKFVAVDRVSLFAMPGQIYGLLGPNGAGKTTVLRILSTVLRPTSGSVQVNGYDVVTEPAMVRRQIGFVSTNTAVYERMTAWETVEYFGRLYGLEEDLLQDRMQTIFSRLRMNEMRDVLGSKMSTGMKQKVSIARAIVHDPPVLVFDEPTLGLDVFVGRALLQIIAELREQGKCIIFSSHIMREVEKLCDQVAIMYKGKILAEGTQAELRDRYSQPDLEEIFFHLIGEPEDMADHAGAEQS, from the coding sequence ATGATTCACGTTCGCGAACTTGTCAAAGCCTACGACGATCTCCGCCGCGGCAAATTTGTGGCGGTCGATCGCGTTAGCTTGTTCGCAATGCCCGGCCAGATCTACGGGCTTCTCGGCCCCAACGGCGCCGGCAAAACGACGGTCCTCCGCATCCTCAGCACCGTCCTGCGTCCCACCAGCGGATCGGTTCAGGTCAACGGCTACGACGTCGTCACCGAACCGGCGATGGTCCGCCGTCAAATCGGCTTCGTCTCGACCAACACCGCCGTTTACGAGCGGATGACCGCGTGGGAAACGGTCGAATACTTCGGCCGTTTGTACGGCCTGGAAGAAGACTTGCTGCAGGATCGAATGCAGACGATCTTTTCGCGGCTGCGGATGAACGAGATGCGCGACGTCCTCGGCTCGAAGATGTCGACCGGCATGAAGCAAAAAGTGTCGATCGCCCGCGCGATCGTACACGATCCGCCGGTACTGGTATTCGACGAACCGACGCTTGGTCTCGACGTCTTCGTCGGCCGCGCTCTGTTGCAAATCATCGCCGAGCTTCGCGAGCAAGGGAAATGCATCATCTTTTCGTCGCACATCATGCGCGAAGTCGAAAAGCTATGCGACCAGGTCGCGATCATGTACAAGGGAAAAATCCTGGCGGAAGGAACGCAAGCCGAACTGCGAGATCGCTACTCGCAGCCTGACCTGGAAGAAATCTTCTTCCACCTCATCGGCGAGCCGGAAGACATGGCTGATCATGCGGGGGCTGAGCAGAGCTAA
- a CDS encoding acyl-CoA thioesterase, whose amino-acid sequence MITKYEMHIRVRYQETDAQARVHHANYITYFEVVRTEMLREAGFSYREMEESGLFLVVAEAECKYRAPAVFDDLLCVSVETVRAKGVRIENRYEVRRDGEVIATGRTLLACVDRNGKPKPIPKRLCLPE is encoded by the coding sequence GTGATCACCAAGTACGAAATGCACATTCGAGTCCGGTACCAGGAAACGGACGCCCAAGCGCGTGTTCATCACGCGAACTATATCACGTATTTCGAGGTCGTTCGGACCGAAATGCTGCGAGAGGCTGGCTTTAGCTACCGCGAGATGGAAGAGTCGGGGCTCTTTCTGGTGGTCGCCGAAGCGGAATGCAAATACCGGGCTCCGGCCGTTTTCGACGACTTGCTCTGCGTTTCGGTCGAGACGGTCCGCGCCAAAGGTGTCCGGATCGAGAACCGCTACGAAGTCCGGCGGGACGGCGAGGTGATCGCGACCGGGCGGACGCTACTGGCGTGCGTCGATCGGAATGGGAAGCCGAAACCGATTCCGAAGCGACTTTGCTTGCCGGAGTAA
- a CDS encoding DNA-directed RNA polymerase subunit omega, whose protein sequence is MMEELKEEYIINKVGGRFKLSTLIQKRLVALNAGSRPLVNIASENKMEIVLEEIKQDKIHLDMSNEVRITGEGDGGQFFDDFGGDL, encoded by the coding sequence ATGATGGAAGAACTGAAAGAAGAATACATCATCAACAAGGTCGGCGGTCGCTTTAAGCTTTCGACCCTGATCCAAAAGCGACTGGTCGCGCTGAACGCCGGCAGCCGCCCGCTGGTCAACATCGCCAGCGAGAACAAGATGGAAATCGTGCTCGAAGAGATCAAGCAGGACAAGATCCATCTCGACATGTCGAACGAAGTCCGCATCACCGGCGAAGGTGACGGCGGTCAATTCTTCGACGACTTCGGCGGCGATCTATGA
- a CDS encoding acetolactate synthase encodes MSSGGESGTDYLTMRGRDYPSLRQFTVFLENRVGQLLEIVRRFEGSNVRIVALSINDSTECAFVRFLLSDPEQGREILERAGLALIESDLIGLELPSGPQPLLQVCTALLQAEVNIVQAYPLLNTPNDRPAVALMTDNIEMAMETLSRKNFRILTENDLKFDND; translated from the coding sequence ATGAGCTCTGGCGGCGAATCTGGTACTGATTATTTAACCATGCGCGGGCGAGACTACCCCTCTTTGCGGCAGTTCACCGTGTTTCTCGAAAACCGCGTTGGGCAGCTCCTCGAAATCGTGCGTCGATTCGAAGGCTCGAACGTCCGCATCGTCGCCCTGTCGATCAACGACTCGACCGAGTGTGCGTTCGTCCGCTTCCTGCTCAGCGATCCGGAACAAGGGCGCGAGATTCTCGAACGGGCCGGGCTCGCTTTGATCGAAAGCGATCTGATTGGTCTCGAATTGCCGAGCGGTCCGCAGCCGCTGCTGCAAGTTTGCACGGCGCTCTTGCAAGCGGAAGTGAACATCGTCCAGGCCTATCCGCTGCTCAACACGCCGAACGATCGTCCGGCTGTGGCGCTGATGACCGACAACATTGAAATGGCGATGGAGACGTTGTCCAGGAAAAACTTCCGTATCCTGACTGAGAACGACCTGAAATTCGACAACGATTAA
- the aspS gene encoding aspartate--tRNA ligase produces MLRTHTCGELRSAQIGLEVTLCGWVDSYRDHGGGLFIDLRDRYGKTQVVFSPESGAAVQEASRGLRCEDVIKVRGTIHARPEGTVNPKLITGEIELRCVELVVLNKCKNPPFLPTQQDLPGEDLRLKHRYLDLRRPVMQETLLLRSRIIKMMRDYFEEHQFIDVETPILGRSTPEGARDYLVPSRVHHGHFYALPQSPQLYKQILMMAGYDRYVQVARCFRDEDLRADRQPEFTQLDVEMAFVEKDDVIGIIDGLVQKSAKELKGIDVQLPLPQMTFDEAMERYGHDAPDLRFGMELIDATDLAGECDFRVFKAVAEAGNRVRGINAKGAADKYSRRLIDELTEFVSNDFGAKGLAWFKCEADGKLNSPIAKNFSEEMLAKFKERFDAEPGDMILIVADKFSVTCKALYALRKRLGAELKLYDPKTMHFSWIVEFPMFEHDEEEDRWVAMHHPFTAPRPQDLQFLESDPGKCRAVAYDLVINGSEAGGGTIRIHDNAIQQKVFGLLGMSEEDAKERFGFLLDALQFGAPPHGGIALGIDRWVMLFGGLDNIRDCIAFPKTQRAADLMTDAPGEVDRKQLEELAIKILRQDELKK; encoded by the coding sequence GTGTTACGAACGCATACTTGCGGCGAGCTACGTTCCGCTCAGATCGGCCTTGAAGTTACTTTGTGCGGCTGGGTCGACAGCTATCGCGACCACGGCGGCGGTCTCTTCATCGACCTGCGCGACCGCTATGGCAAAACGCAAGTCGTCTTCAGCCCCGAAAGCGGCGCCGCCGTTCAGGAAGCTTCGCGTGGGCTCCGCTGCGAAGACGTGATCAAAGTTCGCGGCACGATCCACGCTCGCCCTGAAGGGACGGTCAACCCGAAGCTGATCACCGGCGAGATCGAACTTCGCTGCGTTGAGCTGGTAGTCTTGAACAAGTGCAAGAACCCGCCGTTCCTGCCGACGCAACAAGACCTGCCGGGGGAAGACCTCCGTCTGAAGCACCGCTATCTCGATCTGCGTCGTCCGGTGATGCAGGAAACGCTGTTGCTCCGCAGCCGCATCATCAAAATGATGCGCGACTATTTTGAAGAACACCAATTCATCGACGTCGAGACCCCGATCCTCGGCCGCAGCACGCCGGAAGGGGCTCGCGACTATCTGGTTCCTAGCCGCGTTCACCACGGCCACTTCTACGCGTTGCCGCAGTCGCCTCAGCTCTACAAGCAGATCCTGATGATGGCGGGCTATGATCGCTACGTGCAGGTCGCCCGCTGCTTCCGCGACGAAGACCTTCGCGCCGACCGTCAGCCGGAATTCACCCAGCTCGACGTCGAAATGGCGTTCGTCGAAAAGGACGACGTGATCGGCATCATCGACGGCCTGGTCCAAAAGTCGGCCAAAGAGCTGAAGGGAATCGACGTTCAGCTGCCGCTGCCGCAGATGACCTTTGACGAAGCGATGGAGCGTTACGGCCATGACGCGCCGGACCTTCGTTTCGGCATGGAATTGATCGACGCCACCGACCTGGCCGGCGAGTGCGACTTCCGCGTCTTCAAGGCGGTCGCTGAAGCAGGCAATCGCGTTCGCGGCATCAACGCCAAGGGCGCCGCCGACAAATACTCGCGCCGTCTGATCGACGAGTTGACCGAATTCGTCTCGAACGACTTTGGCGCCAAGGGGCTCGCCTGGTTCAAGTGCGAAGCGGATGGCAAACTCAACTCGCCGATCGCCAAGAACTTCAGCGAAGAGATGCTGGCCAAGTTCAAAGAACGCTTCGACGCCGAACCGGGAGACATGATCCTGATCGTCGCCGACAAGTTCAGCGTCACTTGCAAGGCGCTCTACGCGCTCCGCAAGCGTCTCGGCGCCGAGCTGAAGCTGTACGATCCGAAAACGATGCACTTCTCGTGGATCGTCGAGTTCCCGATGTTCGAGCACGACGAAGAGGAAGATCGCTGGGTCGCGATGCACCATCCGTTTACCGCTCCTCGTCCGCAGGACCTCCAGTTCCTCGAAAGCGATCCGGGCAAGTGCCGTGCGGTCGCCTACGACCTGGTGATCAACGGTAGCGAAGCTGGCGGCGGTACGATTCGTATCCACGACAACGCCATCCAGCAGAAAGTCTTCGGTCTGCTTGGCATGTCGGAAGAAGATGCGAAAGAACGCTTCGGCTTCCTGCTCGACGCGCTGCAGTTTGGCGCTCCGCCGCACGGCGGCATCGCGCTGGGGATCGACCGTTGGGTGATGCTGTTCGGCGGACTCGACAACATCCGCGACTGCATCGCGTTCCCGAAGACGCAACGTGCGGCCGACCTGATGACCGACGCTCCTGGCGAAGTCGATCGCAAGCAGCTTGAAGAGCTCGCGATTAAGATCCTGCGTCAGGACGAACTGAAGAAGTAG
- a CDS encoding ArnT family glycosyltransferase, translating to MVRWKIVFACQALFIALYVMIAPMVMYAIGPDGAAYVQQADFFAHGDFWQAASGYWSPLLPALSAPMISLGLDPVVAFRIAQGIFGVGYVAAAIWGTTKIFSIEARGQWIIGLITSITAAVWSGALTTPDVALACFLLLYFPFSASDKLLTDWRHAALAGVLGAIAFLAKAYAFPFFLAHFTFCVAVRWLADRHETAFWRACASWGLGIAAFAIVCGPWIGALSTKYGRFTFSNSGAFNHYQVGIQDFDWKVVWKLQMADDGRYNIWETPERLDFTDWSPIESKENFLRQAQHIRENGKKILGGFWTFDPIGLFPAMIVIAGFTVCVFGDKRAKFGAVWMILTCGIYAGGFLPVAFEPRYMAPVLLPLCVAQLWSFIEWLMTVEVERPSLSWTRRWAPIALAAYLVVGCCARPGFFFLRDAFNERGSGRVIRHYANLLADKQFSGPVALIGDRWQDALLISYYSRVPFLGKSYAADWNEAEQEFDAFGVQTLIVDSRDPLSKEITSRGDWELIAESPVLDYELRTYRKVEKKAPEVTATSSVRPDAGS from the coding sequence GTGGTACGCTGGAAAATCGTCTTCGCTTGCCAGGCGCTTTTCATCGCCCTTTATGTGATGATCGCGCCGATGGTCATGTACGCCATCGGACCCGATGGCGCAGCTTACGTTCAGCAAGCCGACTTCTTCGCACACGGCGATTTTTGGCAAGCGGCTTCCGGCTATTGGAGCCCACTTTTGCCAGCGCTCTCGGCGCCGATGATCTCACTGGGACTTGATCCGGTCGTTGCCTTTCGCATCGCCCAAGGAATTTTCGGCGTCGGCTACGTCGCCGCCGCGATCTGGGGCACGACGAAGATCTTCTCGATCGAAGCTCGCGGTCAGTGGATCATCGGACTCATTACATCGATTACCGCCGCCGTCTGGAGCGGCGCACTGACGACGCCCGACGTGGCGCTCGCCTGTTTTCTGCTCCTCTACTTCCCGTTCTCCGCTTCCGACAAGCTGCTAACCGATTGGCGTCATGCCGCGCTGGCTGGCGTGCTCGGGGCGATCGCGTTTTTGGCGAAGGCTTACGCGTTTCCCTTCTTCCTGGCCCACTTCACGTTTTGCGTCGCCGTTCGCTGGCTCGCGGATCGGCACGAAACCGCTTTTTGGCGGGCCTGCGCTAGTTGGGGTTTGGGGATCGCTGCGTTCGCGATCGTTTGCGGTCCGTGGATCGGCGCTTTGTCGACTAAGTACGGACGCTTCACCTTCTCGAACTCCGGCGCCTTTAACCACTATCAGGTCGGCATCCAGGACTTCGACTGGAAGGTCGTCTGGAAACTGCAGATGGCGGACGACGGTCGCTACAACATTTGGGAAACGCCGGAGCGGCTCGACTTTACCGATTGGTCCCCCATCGAGTCGAAAGAAAACTTCCTGCGTCAGGCTCAGCATATCCGCGAGAACGGTAAGAAGATTCTCGGCGGCTTCTGGACATTCGACCCGATTGGGTTGTTTCCGGCGATGATCGTGATCGCTGGCTTCACCGTTTGCGTCTTTGGCGACAAACGAGCGAAGTTCGGCGCCGTCTGGATGATCCTGACCTGCGGCATTTACGCCGGCGGCTTTTTGCCGGTGGCGTTTGAACCCCGTTATATGGCGCCGGTGCTGTTGCCGCTCTGCGTCGCCCAGCTATGGTCTTTCATTGAGTGGCTAATGACGGTCGAAGTGGAGCGGCCTTCGCTCAGTTGGACGCGCCGCTGGGCGCCGATTGCGCTCGCCGCTTACCTGGTGGTCGGCTGTTGCGCGCGACCTGGGTTCTTCTTCCTGCGAGACGCGTTTAACGAACGTGGTTCCGGCCGCGTGATTCGCCATTACGCCAATTTGCTGGCCGACAAGCAGTTCTCCGGCCCGGTTGCGCTGATTGGCGATCGTTGGCAGGATGCGCTGCTGATTTCGTATTACTCGCGAGTTCCGTTTCTCGGGAAGTCGTACGCCGCCGATTGGAACGAAGCGGAACAGGAATTCGACGCGTTCGGCGTGCAGACGCTGATCGTCGATTCGCGCGATCCGCTTTCCAAAGAAATCACCAGCCGCGGCGACTGGGAATTAATCGCCGAGTCGCCGGTACTGGATTACGAATTGCGAACCTATCGCAAGGTCGAGAAGAAGGCGCCGGAAGTGACGGCTACTTCTTCAGTTCGTCCTGACGCAGGATCTTAA
- a CDS encoding flavoprotein: MIKRRVAIGVTGGVAAYKTAMLVSRLVQSDVEVTTVLTSAATKFIGAATFAALTGKPPALDAFDPHYPLGPHIEIAKSVDLLCIAPASADFLAKTAQGAADDLLSTIYLAFTGPVLMAPAMNREMWAKPSVQRNVAQLIEDGVEMVGPGSGWLSCRDQGAGRMSEPDEILAAIQARLATLS; encoded by the coding sequence ATGATCAAACGCCGCGTAGCGATCGGAGTTACCGGAGGCGTCGCCGCTTACAAGACGGCGATGCTGGTCAGCCGGCTCGTGCAGTCGGATGTTGAGGTAACGACCGTTTTGACTTCCGCGGCGACCAAGTTCATCGGCGCGGCGACTTTCGCCGCGCTGACCGGCAAACCGCCGGCTCTCGATGCGTTTGATCCGCACTATCCGCTCGGCCCTCATATCGAAATCGCCAAGTCGGTCGATCTCCTCTGCATCGCGCCCGCTTCGGCCGACTTTCTGGCCAAGACCGCCCAAGGCGCTGCGGACGATCTGCTCAGCACGATCTATCTCGCCTTTACTGGTCCGGTGCTGATGGCGCCGGCCATGAATCGCGAGATGTGGGCTAAGCCATCGGTGCAGCGCAACGTGGCGCAGCTGATTGAAGATGGCGTCGAAATGGTCGGCCCTGGTTCGGGCTGGCTCAGCTGTCGCGATCAAGGCGCCGGACGGATGTCGGAGCCGGATGAAATCCTCGCCGCGATTCAAGCTCGCCTGGCGACTCTTTCCTAA
- a CDS encoding phosphopantothenoylcysteine decarboxylase domain-containing protein, translating into MAHILITSGPTRQYIDPVRYMTNGSSGRMGASLAAAAIAAGHDVTIISGPVQVDYPIEARVIPVITTEEMLAACELEFPSCDGLIGVAAPCDYRPERVEGHKIAKTGQPITLHLIETPDVVATIGAKKKPQQWVVGFALETEDARFRALVKLEKKNCDLIVLNGPEAMNAAENQVEILDRAGTSVALLSGPKEEVAAGIMQAIQTRLMK; encoded by the coding sequence GTGGCCCACATTCTGATCACCTCTGGTCCGACGCGACAATACATCGATCCGGTTCGCTACATGACGAACGGCTCCAGCGGTCGCATGGGCGCATCGCTCGCCGCCGCCGCGATCGCCGCTGGTCATGACGTGACGATCATCTCCGGTCCGGTTCAGGTCGACTATCCAATCGAAGCGCGCGTCATCCCGGTCATCACCACCGAAGAGATGCTCGCCGCGTGCGAACTAGAGTTTCCCAGTTGCGACGGCTTGATCGGCGTCGCCGCGCCGTGCGACTATCGCCCCGAACGAGTCGAAGGGCACAAGATCGCCAAGACCGGCCAACCGATCACGCTGCACTTGATCGAAACGCCCGACGTGGTCGCGACGATTGGCGCCAAGAAGAAGCCGCAGCAATGGGTCGTCGGCTTCGCGCTCGAAACGGAAGACGCTCGCTTCCGCGCGCTGGTGAAGCTCGAAAAGAAAAACTGCGACTTGATCGTGCTCAACGGCCCCGAAGCGATGAACGCCGCCGAGAACCAGGTCGAAATCCTCGACCGCGCCGGCACGTCAGTCGCTCTCCTCTCCGGCCCCAAAGAAGAAGTCGCCGCCGGCATCATGCAGGCGATTCAAACCCGGTTGATGAAGTAA
- a CDS encoding HD domain-containing protein, translating to MTDILHIPEVAGLNVKRQVVRIPPEMDVPLSPRVRQLIDSPEFRRLQQISQLGLVSLVYPAANHTRFEHSLGVYRTALLYLQQLAHDERFAEIITPADAELLIVAALLHDLGHWPFCHPIEDLRLANVPQHEMFANSFLLEGEIADCLRDDWKINPRDVVALLSEKPRNKKVQVLQSILSGPIDVDKMDYLRRDSLHAGVPYGMNFDEQRLVGSLCLNQAGTGLALTNKGKTAAEMMVFARYVMFSEVYWHHAVRSATAMFLRAFYMLHDQLDLDSLFRQVEQPMIASMRAAAGNGPARDLLFGLFGPVRRVYKRLLEYSFVESPEFYDLIARRPYAWLERLSAELANRLSTTMTRRIAPHEILIDAPPIKLEVQFNIEIYTPKIDQYRMLGQVSPMVETLAKRQFDDYVKKVRVFAHPAIIDDLRKIENLEELLADAIEAID from the coding sequence ATGACCGATATTTTGCACATCCCCGAAGTCGCCGGCCTGAACGTCAAACGCCAGGTCGTTCGTATTCCCCCCGAGATGGACGTCCCGCTATCGCCGCGGGTTCGGCAATTAATCGACTCGCCGGAGTTCCGTCGTTTACAGCAAATCAGCCAGTTGGGCCTGGTTTCGCTCGTTTACCCGGCGGCCAACCATACCCGGTTTGAACATTCGCTAGGGGTCTACCGGACCGCGCTCCTCTATCTGCAGCAGTTGGCTCATGACGAGCGATTCGCCGAGATCATCACTCCGGCCGACGCCGAACTGCTGATCGTCGCCGCTTTGCTGCACGACCTGGGGCATTGGCCCTTTTGCCATCCGATCGAAGACCTGCGTCTGGCCAACGTTCCACAGCACGAGATGTTCGCCAACAGCTTTTTGCTGGAAGGGGAAATCGCCGACTGCCTGCGCGACGACTGGAAAATCAATCCTCGAGACGTCGTCGCCCTGCTTTCGGAAAAGCCCCGTAACAAAAAAGTACAGGTGTTGCAAAGCATCCTCTCGGGGCCGATTGACGTCGACAAGATGGATTACCTCCGTCGCGACAGTCTGCATGCCGGCGTGCCGTACGGGATGAACTTTGACGAACAGCGTCTGGTCGGCAGCCTTTGTCTGAACCAGGCGGGTACGGGGCTGGCGCTAACCAACAAAGGAAAGACCGCCGCCGAGATGATGGTCTTCGCGCGGTACGTCATGTTCAGCGAAGTCTACTGGCATCACGCGGTTCGTTCAGCGACGGCGATGTTCCTGCGGGCGTTCTACATGCTGCATGATCAACTCGACTTGGATTCCCTCTTCCGCCAGGTCGAGCAGCCGATGATCGCGTCGATGCGAGCGGCCGCCGGCAATGGTCCGGCGCGGGATCTGTTGTTCGGGTTGTTCGGTCCGGTCCGTCGCGTTTACAAGCGACTGCTGGAATACAGCTTCGTCGAGAGCCCGGAGTTCTATGACTTGATAGCGCGTCGTCCTTACGCGTGGCTCGAACGTTTGTCGGCGGAATTGGCGAATCGACTGAGCACCACGATGACCCGCCGCATCGCACCGCATGAGATCTTGATCGACGCGCCGCCGATCAAGTTGGAAGTGCAGTTCAACATCGAGATCTACACTCCCAAGATCGATCAATATCGGATGCTGGGGCAGGTCTCGCCGATGGTCGAAACGTTGGCGAAACGGCAGTTTGACGACTACGTGAAAAAGGTCCGCGTCTTTGCGCACCCGGCGATCATCGACGATCTAAGGAAGATCGAGAATCTGGAAGAGCTGCTGGCCGACGCGATCGAAGCGATCGACTAG
- a CDS encoding ABC transporter permease subunit/CPBP intramembrane protease, with protein MSWSNVKLILFRELRDQMRDRRTLFSIVILPVLLYPLMGLLVMQVMQFRQQNPARLQIVGAAELPESPPLLDGQNFAADLMQKDWSPEMFEIEVLEATIDPEVVRQTAQDAIEDGQFDALVYFPHGFAERVKQFQDHVKSEQSSSTEEAAAEFPQPQIFVNSAREKSLVARDRFWTILMRWRDKVIEKNLAAHDVPPEATNPFTVDEVDLSDEPERRSFLWSKIFPFIVVVWALTGAFYPAIDLCAGEKERGTLETLLSSPALRSEIVGGKLLAIMTFSIATSLLNLASMGMTATLVMGQLAAAGAAGRLNFGPPPVWSVGWLLLALIPMAALFSALALAVAALARSSKEGQYYLLPLLMVNLPLVILPILPSVEISFANSLIPVTGVLLLMKTLMEGNYHDALIYAPGVILVTAACIWLSVRWAIDQFNNESVLFSENERFDLKLWLIHLYRDRNATPRAGTAVMAGLLILMARYFASPYFTTPTTGTGFVIYIVALQLITIVLPVAALAALLARDWRETFLLKLPYALTIPAAVLLAFAVHPFSIMLGAFASRQFPVDAETTQHLAELLKPAFEGLPFFVVLLLMAALPAVCEEFAFRGFILSGLRHMGHKWGAIVITAIFFGITHGILAQTFTATVVGILIGFLAVQSRSLFACMAYHVTHNSLAIGMMAWRGEGVPASSWLAYLFLPTSPEAEIDPLVAAQQPFLYQPYVVGLAALTFVVLIYYFATLPAALSEEERLQQALTRQPSETAATRATSKDSASMKEQA; from the coding sequence ATGAGTTGGTCCAACGTCAAACTGATTCTGTTTCGCGAGCTGCGCGATCAAATGCGCGATCGCCGCACCCTCTTCTCGATCGTCATCCTGCCGGTCCTGCTCTATCCGCTGATGGGTTTGCTGGTGATGCAGGTGATGCAGTTCCGCCAGCAGAACCCGGCGCGTCTGCAAATCGTCGGCGCTGCGGAACTTCCCGAGTCGCCCCCGCTATTGGACGGCCAAAACTTCGCGGCCGACTTGATGCAGAAAGACTGGTCGCCGGAGATGTTCGAGATTGAGGTTCTCGAAGCGACCATCGATCCGGAAGTAGTTCGGCAAACCGCCCAAGACGCGATCGAGGATGGTCAGTTCGACGCGCTCGTTTACTTTCCGCATGGATTCGCCGAGCGGGTCAAGCAGTTCCAGGATCACGTGAAAAGCGAGCAGTCGTCGTCGACCGAAGAAGCGGCGGCCGAGTTTCCGCAGCCGCAGATCTTCGTCAACTCGGCCCGCGAAAAGTCGCTGGTCGCCCGTGATCGCTTCTGGACGATCCTGATGCGATGGCGCGATAAGGTCATCGAAAAAAACCTGGCGGCCCACGACGTCCCGCCTGAAGCGACCAACCCGTTTACCGTCGACGAAGTCGATCTGTCGGATGAGCCGGAACGCCGCTCGTTCCTCTGGTCGAAGATCTTCCCGTTCATCGTCGTGGTCTGGGCGCTAACCGGCGCGTTTTATCCGGCGATCGACCTGTGCGCCGGCGAAAAAGAACGTGGCACGCTCGAAACGCTCCTCTCCAGCCCTGCTCTGCGGTCCGAGATCGTCGGCGGCAAACTGCTGGCGATCATGACCTTCAGCATCGCAACGTCCCTACTCAATCTTGCGAGTATGGGTATGACCGCGACGCTGGTGATGGGACAACTCGCCGCGGCAGGCGCTGCCGGAAGACTCAACTTCGGTCCGCCGCCGGTTTGGTCGGTCGGCTGGTTGTTGCTCGCGCTTATTCCGATGGCGGCTCTCTTCAGCGCACTTGCGTTGGCGGTCGCGGCGCTGGCTCGCAGCAGCAAAGAAGGTCAGTACTATCTGCTCCCGCTCTTGATGGTCAACTTGCCGCTGGTGATTCTGCCGATTCTTCCTTCGGTCGAAATCAGCTTCGCCAACAGCCTGATTCCAGTGACCGGCGTCTTGCTGCTGATGAAGACGCTGATGGAAGGGAACTACCACGACGCGCTGATTTACGCTCCCGGCGTGATCCTGGTCACCGCTGCGTGCATCTGGCTGTCGGTTCGCTGGGCGATCGATCAATTCAACAACGAGTCGGTTCTCTTCAGCGAGAACGAACGCTTCGATCTGAAGCTCTGGCTGATCCATCTCTATCGCGATCGGAACGCGACCCCACGCGCCGGAACTGCGGTAATGGCCGGACTTCTGATTCTGATGGCTCGTTATTTTGCGAGTCCCTACTTCACGACTCCGACCACCGGGACCGGCTTCGTCATTTACATCGTGGCGCTCCAGTTGATCACGATCGTCCTCCCTGTGGCGGCGCTGGCCGCGCTGTTGGCCCGCGACTGGCGAGAGACGTTCCTGTTAAAGCTTCCTTACGCATTGACGATTCCGGCCGCCGTATTGCTGGCCTTCGCCGTCCATCCCTTTTCAATCATGCTTGGCGCGTTTGCGAGCCGGCAGTTTCCGGTCGACGCTGAGACGACGCAGCACCTTGCCGAATTGCTGAAGCCGGCGTTCGAGGGTTTACCCTTCTTCGTCGTTCTGCTGCTGATGGCGGCGTTACCGGCAGTCTGTGAAGAATTCGCGTTCCGCGGCTTCATCCTGTCAGGGCTGCGGCACATGGGGCACAAATGGGGAGCGATCGTCATCACCGCGATCTTCTTCGGCATCACGCACGGCATTTTGGCCCAAACGTTCACCGCGACGGTCGTCGGCATTTTGATCGGCTTCCTCGCCGTTCAATCGCGCAGTCTGTTCGCGTGTATGGCCTACCACGTCACGCACAATAGCTTGGCGATTGGCATGATGGCATGGCGCGGCGAAGGAGTCCCCGCGTCAAGCTGGCTCGCCTACTTGTTCCTGCCGACGTCGCCGGAAGCCGAGATCGATCCGCTGGTCGCCGCTCAGCAACCGTTTCTCTACCAACCTTACGTCGTCGGCCTCGCGGCACTGACGTTCGTCGTTCTGATCTACTACTTCGCGACCCTCCCGGCGGCTCTCTCGGAAGAAGAACGCCTACAACAGGCGCTCACCCGCCAACCGTCCGAAACCGCCGCCACCCGCGCTACGTCCAAAGATTCGGCGTCGATGAAAGAACAAGCGTAA